The Oncorhynchus gorbuscha isolate QuinsamMale2020 ecotype Even-year unplaced genomic scaffold, OgorEven_v1.0 Un_scaffold_3090, whole genome shotgun sequence genome contains a region encoding:
- the LOC124027316 gene encoding lysine-specific demethylase RSBN1L-like: MRQISLVGAVDEEVGDYFPEFISMLEESPFLERTLPWGTFSSLKLKSPTESDDGPIMWVRPGEQMIPVADIPKSPYIRRRSTNEIKNLQYLPRASEPREMLFDDRTRAHADHIGQGFERQTTAAVGVLKAVRCGESAEPLALPKT; encoded by the exons ATGCGCCAGATCAGTCTGGTGGGGGCAGTGGACGAGGAGGTGGGGGATTACTTCCCAGAGTTCATCTCTATGCTGGAGGAGTCACCCTTCCTAGAG CGGACGCTACCGTGGGGTACGTTCTCCAGTCTGAAGCTGAAGAGTCCAACAGAGAGTGATGACGGGCCCATCATGTGGGTACGACCTGGGGAACAGATGATCCCTGTTGCTGACATACCAAAGTCTCCCTACATAAGGAGAAG gtcaACCAATGAGATCAAGAACCTGCAGTACCTACCTCGGGCCAGCGAGCCTCGTGAGATGCTGTTCGATGACCGGACGCGTGCCCACGCTGACCACATCGGACAGGGCTTCGAGAGGCAGACCACCGCCGCTGTAGGGGTGCTCAAGGCCGTGCGCTGTGGAGAGAG cgCGGAGCCCCTCGCGTTACCAAAGACGTGA